One window from the genome of Candidatus Chlorohelix allophototropha encodes:
- a CDS encoding ParB/RepB/Spo0J family partition protein: MSKVLNPKKDHSDDVEQEETNLTPTETQQRVVSKRALNKGKKEIEKKAIALKKVAVEYVPIMSISPNGYNPNRQSEQDFELLIRSMEEDGFTTPILVNKDLKQIVDGEHRWRAAQVLGFKEIPVVYTTMTYEQARISTIRHNRARGTHDIDLEIDILQDLQKLGALDWAAESLMLDDVELNRLLTDIAAPDALLDAEFSDAWIPEKFNEEEKQLIQEGVNSVMARSHTDAAGMESATAMTQKAVELSRQREALLKEAKTVEERKIVEAQTRYYRVALMFTNDEADMVKQVLGDKPAEMLLKLCEQVIKGELSNGD; encoded by the coding sequence GTGAGTAAAGTTCTGAACCCTAAAAAAGACCATAGTGACGATGTTGAGCAAGAGGAGACTAATCTCACGCCTACCGAAACTCAACAGCGTGTGGTTTCAAAACGCGCTCTTAATAAGGGTAAAAAAGAGATTGAGAAAAAAGCAATCGCCTTGAAAAAGGTAGCAGTAGAGTACGTCCCTATTATGTCCATCTCGCCCAACGGCTACAATCCGAACCGTCAATCAGAGCAAGATTTTGAGCTTCTTATCCGTTCGATGGAAGAAGATGGCTTCACTACGCCCATTCTGGTGAACAAAGACCTAAAGCAGATTGTGGACGGTGAGCATAGGTGGAGAGCGGCGCAGGTGCTAGGCTTCAAGGAAATACCTGTCGTCTATACCACGATGACCTATGAGCAAGCCCGTATATCCACTATTCGCCATAACCGGGCGCGAGGCACTCACGACATTGACTTGGAAATCGACATTCTCCAAGACCTTCAAAAGTTAGGCGCATTGGATTGGGCGGCTGAAAGTCTGATGCTCGATGACGTGGAGCTTAACCGCTTGCTCACTGACATTGCTGCGCCTGACGCACTGCTTGACGCTGAATTCAGTGATGCTTGGATACCAGAGAAGTTCAACGAGGAAGAAAAGCAACTCATCCAAGAAGGGGTCAATTCAGTAATGGCAAGGTCTCACACCGATGCCGCAGGGATGGAGAGTGCTACCGCTATGACCCAGAAGGCAGTGGAGTTATCTCGTCAGCGAGAAGCACTGCTCAAAGAAGCTAAAACCGTTGAGGAACGCAAAATTGTCGAAGCCCAGACCCGCTACTACCGTGTCGCTCTTATGTTTACCAACGATGAAGCAGATATGGTTAAGCAAGTGCTTGGAGACAAACCCGCTGAAATGCTGCTCAAGCTGTGTGAGCAGGTAATAAAAGGAGAGCTATCCAATGGTGATTGA
- a CDS encoding DNA-packaging protein, translating to MSKEELVQFLTELDNLEALAGSLEPPKKEDTGWVEWEVQARPNQLPPQGNWRYWLILSGRGWGKTKTGANWVISQVRSGKCKRIALVGATAADVRDVMIEGESGIMASSPPWFKPRYIPSLRRLVWANGAIATTYSAEEPERLRGPQHDGAWVDELGAWRHMRMQNTWDMMQLGLRLGDNPQCVITTTPKPNALIRELTKMPHTYLTKGSTYDNRANLAEGFFTDIIKKYEGTRLGRQELDAEILDDTPGALWTIDTIDKYRVEAVPQLVKLVIGIDPSITAIDDSSNETGIITAGLGANQHIYIMNDASMVATPYKWGLTAIQLYHEYMANAIIAESNQGGLMVEHTLRTVELDGKKIGKDVVIKLVKATQGKRSRAEPVSSMYEQGRVHHIGYYPELESQMTTWLPGEDSPDRMDALVWACAELNPNLYRVFHAAAGGTRPNPNVPLPATNTPPLRMPQAGRITKPNNKRIF from the coding sequence ATGTCCAAAGAGGAGCTAGTACAGTTCCTTACAGAGCTAGATAACCTTGAAGCACTGGCAGGGTCATTAGAGCCACCTAAGAAAGAGGATACCGGGTGGGTAGAGTGGGAAGTGCAAGCACGACCTAACCAATTACCACCGCAAGGTAACTGGCGTTATTGGTTGATACTATCTGGGAGAGGTTGGGGGAAAACGAAAACTGGCGCAAATTGGGTCATTAGTCAGGTGCGGTCTGGAAAGTGCAAACGCATTGCACTGGTCGGAGCTACCGCAGCCGATGTTAGGGACGTAATGATAGAGGGTGAGTCAGGGATTATGGCGAGTAGCCCTCCTTGGTTCAAACCACGCTATATTCCATCATTACGCCGACTGGTATGGGCGAATGGCGCAATCGCTACTACCTATAGCGCGGAAGAACCAGAACGCCTTCGCGGACCTCAACACGATGGGGCGTGGGTTGACGAGCTTGGCGCGTGGCGACATATGAGGATGCAGAATACGTGGGACATGATGCAATTAGGATTGCGTCTTGGAGACAACCCGCAATGCGTCATCACCACCACCCCAAAGCCCAATGCTCTAATCCGAGAACTCACTAAAATGCCGCATACCTACCTGACTAAAGGTAGCACCTATGATAACCGGGCTAACCTTGCAGAAGGCTTCTTCACCGATATTATCAAGAAGTACGAAGGCACAAGGTTAGGTCGGCAAGAGCTAGACGCTGAAATCCTTGATGATACACCCGGCGCATTATGGACGATTGATACCATTGATAAATACCGGGTGGAAGCAGTGCCACAGCTTGTAAAACTGGTAATCGGGATTGACCCGTCTATTACAGCGATTGATGATAGCAGTAACGAGACTGGCATTATAACGGCTGGTCTCGGAGCTAATCAGCATATATACATAATGAATGACGCAAGTATGGTAGCCACACCGTACAAATGGGGTCTCACTGCTATACAGCTATACCACGAATATATGGCAAATGCGATTATCGCTGAAAGCAATCAAGGTGGCTTGATGGTGGAGCATACGTTGAGAACGGTAGAGTTGGATGGCAAAAAGATAGGCAAGGACGTAGTTATCAAACTGGTAAAAGCTACGCAAGGCAAGCGGTCTCGCGCTGAACCAGTGAGCAGTATGTACGAGCAAGGTCGTGTCCATCACATCGGCTACTACCCAGAGCTTGAAAGTCAGATGACCACTTGGCTACCCGGAGAGGATAGCCCGGATAGGATGGACGCACTGGTATGGGCTTGCGCCGAGCTTAATCCAAACCTGTATCGGGTGTTCCACGCTGCCGCAGGTGGTACAAGACCAAATCCGAATGTACCTTTACCTGCCACCAATACACCACCGCTACGTATGCCGCAAGCGGGAAGGATTACTAAGCCAAATAACAAGAGGATTTTTTGA